The nucleotide window AAGCCGGCGCGGTGCTGGCCCGGCTGGCGGACGAGGCGCTGTCGGCGCAGCTGGCCCAGGCCGAGGCGGAATACCAGCGTTCCGAGGCCGGGATCAGCCAGGCCGAAAGCCAGATCGCCAGCGCCGAGGCGACGCTGACCGAGGCCACGGCAGCACTGGCCCGCACCCGCAGCCTGCGGCAAAGCGGCAATGCCAGCCAGGCGGTGCTGGACCAGGCGATCGCGGCCGAGGCCTCGGCGCGGGCGGCCGCGGCTTCGGCGTCGGACGGGCTGGGCGTGGCGCGGGCGCAGCTGGCCCAGGCCGGCGCGAGCCGCCGCATCGCGCGGCTGAACCTGGGTCATGCCCGCATCACCGCGCCGGTCGATGGCGTGGTGGTGGCGCGCACCGCGCGGCTGGGCGCGATCTCGGGCAGCGGCGGCGAGCCGCTCTTCACCCTGATCGCCGGCGGCGAGATCGAGCTTGCGGCCGATGTGATCGAGACGGCGCTGTCGCAGCTGACCGCCGGAGACCCGGCCGAGATCCGCGTGGCCGGGCTGGGCGAGGTCCGCGGCAGGCTGCGGCTGGCGCCGGCGGCGGTCGACCCGGTGACGCGGCTGGGTTCGGCGCGGATCGCACTGGACCCCGATCCGCGGCTGCGCACCGGGCTTTTCGCCAGCGGCTGGGTCATCACCGACCGGCGCGAGGCGCTGACCGTGCCCAGTTCGGCGATCCTGGCCGATGACCAGGGCGAGCGCGTGCAGGTGGTCACGGCCGGCCGGATCGAGACCCGCCCGGTGAAGGCCGGGCTGATCTGGCAGGGTCGGCGCGAGATTCTGGAGGGCCTGGCGCCGGGCGAGCAAGTGGTGGCGCGCGCCGGCGCCTTCTTCCGCAGCGGCGATCAGGTGCAGGCCGCGCCATGAACTTCTCGGCCTGGTCCATCCGCCATCCGGTGCCGCCGATCGCGGTCTTCCTCGTGCTGCTGTTGATGGGGTTCTACAGCTTCAGCCGGCTGGCGGTCACCGCCATGCCGAATATCGACCTGCCGCTGGTCAGCGTCGTGGTCGGCCAGCCGGGCGCCGCGCCCAGCGAGCTGACCCGGCAGGTGATCCAGCCCATCGAGGATTCCATCGCCTCGATCACCGGCGTGCGGCACATCACCTCGTCCGCGACCGACAGCGCGGCCCGCATCTATGTCGAGTTCGAGCTGGAGACCGATACCGACCGTGCCGTGAACGATGTTAAGGACGCGGTGGCCAATGTCCGCGCCGACCTGCCCGAATCGATCGTCGAGCCGCTGGTCCAGCGCATCGACATCAGCGGCATGGCGATCCTGACCTATGCGGTCAGCAACCCCGGCATGAGCATCGAGCAGCTGTCGGATTTCGTCGACGACGTGGTGTCGCGCGACCTGTCCACCGTGCCGGGCGTGGCCAGCATCACCCGCATCGGCGGCGCCGACCGGCAGATCAATGTCGATCTGGACCCCGACCGCATCATGGCCTTCGGGCTGACGGCGGCCGAGATCTCGGAGCAGTTGCGGGCCAAGAACATCGACCTGGGCGGCGGGCGCGGCGATCTGGCCGGCACCGAATATTCCATCCGCGCCCTGGGATCGGCCGGCGATGTCGGGCGGCTGGCGGCGACGCCGATCCTGATCGGCGGCGGAGAGGCGGGCGGCCGCACGGTGCGGCTGGACCAGCTGGGCAGCGTCAGCGACGGCGCCAGCGAGGAGCGCAAGTTCGCCCTGCTCGACGGCCAGCCGGTGGTGGCTTTCGGCGTGTTCCGCGCCAGCGGCGAATCCGATCTGAAGGCCGGCGACGGCACCAAGGCCCGCATCGCCCAGATCGAGGCCCGCCATCCCGGCACCCGGATCACCCTGATCGACGACGCGACGACCTATACATCGGGCAGCTATCACTCGACCATGGAGACGCTCTACGAGGGTGCGGCGCTGGCGGTGATCGTGGTGTTCCTGTTCCTGAGGAACTGGCGGGCGACGCTGATCGCCGCCGTGGCGCTGCCCCTGTCGATCATCCCGACCTTCTTCGTCATGCATTGGCTGGGCTTCACGCTGAACGGCATCAGCCTGCTGGCGATCACCCTGGTCACCGGCATCCTGGTCGACGACGCCATCGTCGAGATCGAGAACATCGTGCGGCACATCAACATGGGCGTCCCCGCCTATCAGGCCAGCATGGAGGCCGCGAACGAGATCGGCCTGACCGTCATCGCCATCAGCTTCTCGATCGTCGCGGTCTTTGCCCCGGTCAGTTTCATGGGCGGGATTCCAGGCCAGTATTTCAAGCAGTTCGGGCTGACCGTCGCGGTCTCGGTGCTGTTCTCGCTGCTGGTGGCGCGACTGGTCACCCCGATGCTGGCCGCCTATTTCCTGCGCGACAACACCCGCCTGGCCGAGGAGCGGGACGGGCCGGTGCTGCGCAGCCTGATGGCGGTGCTGGCCTGGACGCTGCGCCATCGCGGGCTGACATTGCTGATGGGGCTGGGGGTCTTCATCGGCTCGATCTGGTCCGCCACGCTGCTGCCGACCGAGTTCATCCCGGCCTCGGATGTCGGCCGCAGCCAGATCACCATCGAACTTCCGCCCGGCGCCACGGTGTCGGAAACCGAAGCCGCGGCGCGGATGGTTTCGCAGCGCATCAAGGCGGTGCCCGAGGTGCGCTCGGTCTTCGTCAACGGCGGCGAGGACGACGTGGCCAAGGCCGAGCTGATGGTCAATTACGGCCCCAAGGAAGAACGCGAGCGGTCGAGCTTCGTCATCGAGGACGAGCTGAAGCACGACCTGGCGCAGATCCCCGACCTGCGGATCAATTTCCAGAACGAAGAGGGCAATGCCGACCTGTCCATTTCCGTTTTGGGCGACAGCGAGGACGGCGCCGCCGAGGCGGCCGAGCGGCTGATGGCGGCGATGAAGACCCTGCCGGAGCTGGAAGGGGTGAGTTCCTCGGCCAGCCTGCAGCGGCCCGAGATCCAGATCCATCCCCGTCCCGAGGTGGCCTCGCAGCTGGGCGTCACCGCCAGCGCGCTGGCGACGACGCTGCGGGTGGCGACGCTGGGCGACACGGAATCGAACCTGGCCAAGTTCAATACCGGCGACGAGCAGATCCCGATCATGGTGCGGCTGGACGAGGCCGCCCGGCGCGACCTGATGACGGTGCGCAATCTGCGGGTGCCAAGCACGGCCGGGCAATTGCCGCTGGAGGTGGTGGCGGATGTCTCGATCTCGGCCGGGGCGACCGAGATCGGGCGCTATGACCGGAGCTATCGCACCACGGTTTCGGCGAACCTGGCCGGCGGGGCACTGCTGGGGCCGGTCAACGCGCAGGTCACGGCCTTGCAGCAGGAGGTCGAGCTGCCGCTCGGGACCCAGATCCAGCCTTCGGGCGATGCCGAGATCATGGCCGAGGTGTTTCAGGCCTTCACCGTGGCGATGATCTCGGGCGTGCTGCTGACCTATGTCGTGCTGGTGCTGCTGTTCCACAATTTCGTCACCCCGGTCTCGATCCTGATGTCGCTGCCGCTGGCCATCGGCGGCGCGATCCTGGCGCTGTTCCTGACCGGCAATTCCATCAGCATGGCGGTGGTGATCGGATTCCTGATGCTGATGGGGATCGTGACCAAGAACGCCATCATGCTGGTGGAATTTGCGGTCAGCTCCATGGATCAGGGCACGGAAAAGCCGGCGGCGATCCTGGATGCGGTGCACAAGCGTGCCCGGCCCATCGTGATGACCACCATCGCCATGACCGCGGGCATGGTGCCCTCGGCCATCGGCACCGGCGAGGGGGCCGAGTTCAGCTCGCCCATGGCCATCGCGGTGATCGGGGGGCTGCTGCTGTCGACGCTGCTGTCGCTGCTGTTCGTGCCCTCGCTGTTCTCCGTGGTGCATGGCGGGCAGGTGCGGATCGGCGGCTGGCTGCGGCGGCGGATCGGGCTGAATGCGGCGCGGGAGGCGGTCGGCGAATGAGGCCGGGCCGGGGGCTTCGCGCCCCCGGACCCCCGCGGGGTATTTGGAAAACGGAGAAAGGGGGCCGCGAGGCCCCCTTGTCCGTTGGTTTTGCCGGGAATCAGGCCAGCATGCCCATCGGGTTTTCCAGGTGCTTGACGATGGCGTCCAGAAGCTGGGCGCCGAGGGCGCCGTCGATCACCCGGTGATCGACCGAGAGGGTCATCGACATGACGTTGCGGATCACCACCTCGCCGTTTTCCACGACCGGGGTCTGGATGCCGGCGCCGACGGCAAGGATCGCGCCATGCGGCGGGTTGATCACCGCGTCGAAGTTCTCGATGCCGAACATGCCCAGATTCGAGATCGCGAAGCTGCCGCCCTGATATTCATGCGGGGCGAGCTTCTTGGTCTTGGCGCGGTTGGCCAGATCCTTCATTTCAGCGGAAAGCGCCGACAGGGTCTTTTGCTGGGCGTCCTTCAGCACCGGGGTGAAGAGCCCGCCTTCGACCGCCACGGCGACCGCCACGTCCGAGGGCTTCAGCTTCAGGATGCGGTCGCCGGCCCAGACGGCATTGGCATCCGGCACCTCTTGCAGCGCCAGGGCGCAGGCCTTGATGATGAAGTCGTTCACCGACAGCTTCACGCCCCGCGATTCCAGCTGCTTGTTCAGCATGGCGCGGAACTTCATCAGCTCGTCCAGCTTGGCCGAGCGGCGCAGGTAGAAATGCGGGATGGTCTGCTTGGCCTCGGTCAGGCGGGCGGCGATGGTGCGGCGCATGCCGTCCAGCGCCAGCTCGGTGGTCTCGCGGTCGGCATACATCTTGAGCACGGTTTCCGCCGAAAGACCGGCCGGGGCTGCCGCTGCCGGGGCGGCGGCGGCCTTCTGGGGCTCTGCGGCGGCAGCGGGTTTCGCCGCGCCGGGCTTCGCGCCCTCGACATCCGCCTTGACGATGCGGCCATGCGGGCCCGAGCCCGTCACGCCGGCAAGGTCGATGCCCTTTTCGGCCGCGATGCGCCGCGCCAGCGGCGAGGCGAAGACCCGGTTGCCATCGGCCGCCTTCGGCGCCGCCGGGGCAGGGGCCGCCGCCGCTGCCGCAGGAGCGGCGGCTTCGGCTTTCGCGGGTGCGGCTGCCTCGGCTTTCGGCGCCGGGGCCGAGCCGATGTCGGAGGCGCTTTCGCCCTCGTCCAAGAGCACGGCGATGGGCGTGTTCACCTTCACGCCCGCCGTGCCCTCGGCCACCAGGATCTTGCCCACCGTGCCTTCGTCCACGGCCTCGAATTCCATCGTGGCCTTGTCGGTTTCGATCTCGGCCAGGATGTCGCCGGATTTGACCGCGTCGCCTTCCTTCACCAGCCATTTGGCCAGCGTGCCCTCCTCCATGGTCGGAGAAAGCGCGGGCATCAGGATTTCTGTCGGCATCTCGCTTGCTCCTTAACGGTAGGTGACTTTCTTGACCGCCGCCACCACCTCGTCCGAGGTGATCAGCGCGTGCTTTTCAAGATTCGCGGCATAGGGCATGGGCACGTCCTTGCCGGTGCAGTTGATCACCGGGGCATCGAGATAATCGAAGGCGTTTTCCATGATATAGGCCGAGAGGTGGTTGCCGATCGAGCAGACCGGGAAGCCCTCTTCCACCGTCACGCAGCGGTTGGTCTTTTGCACCGAGGCGATCACGGTCGCATAGTCGATCGGGCGCAGGGTGCGCAGGTCGACGACCTCGGCCTCGATGCCCTCGCCGGCCAGTTTCTCGGCCGCGTCCAGCGCATGGGTCATGCCGATGCCGAAGCTGACCAGGGTCACATGCTTGCCGGGGCGCACGATCTTGGCCTTGCCGAAGGGGATGGTGAAATCCTCGAGGTCCGGCACCTCGAAGCTGCGGCCGTAGAGGATCTCGTTTTCCAGGAAGACGACCGGGTTCGGGTCGCGGATCGCCTGTTTCAGCAGGCCCTTCGCGTCGGCGGCCGAATAGGGCATGACGACTTTCAGGCCGGGGATCTGCGCGAACCAGGCGGCGTAATCCTGGCTGTGCTGGGCGGCGACGCGGGCGGCGGCGCCGTTCGGGCCGCGGAACACCATCGGCGCGCCCATCTGGCCACCCGACATGTAGAGCGTCTTCGCGGCCGAGTTGATGATGTGGTCCATCGCCTGCATGGCGAAGTTGAAGGTCATGAACTCGACGATGGGGCGCAGGCCGGCCATGGCGGCGCCGGTGCCGATGCCGGCGAAGCCGATCTCGCTGATCGGGGTGTCGACGACGCGGCGCGGGCCGAACTTGTCGAGCAGGCCCTGCGAGATCTTGTAGGCGCCCTGGTATTCGCCGACTTCCTCGCCCATCAGGAAGACGGTGTCGTCGCGGGTCATTTCTTCTTCCATGGCCTCGCGCAGGGCTTCGCGCACGGTCATGGTCTTCATCGGCGTGCCTTCCGGCCAGTCGGGCGACTGATCCGCGACCGGCGCCGGGGCAGGGGCGGCGGCCTCGGCCGGCGCGGCCGGCGCCTCGGCCCTGGCCTCGGCGGGCGCGGCCTTCGGTGCCGGGGCGGCATCGACGGATTCGCCTTCCTCGACCAGCACGGCGATGGGGGTGTTGACCTTGACCCCCTGGCTGCCTTCGGCGATCAGGATCTTGCCGAGGATCCCCTCGTCGACGGCCTCGAACTCCATCGTGGCCTTGTCGGTCTCGATCTCGGCGAGAATGTCGCCGGATTTCACGCTGTCGCCTTCCTTGACCAGCCATTTGGCCAGCGTGCCTTCCTCCATGGTGGGCGACAGGGCGGGCATCAGGATTTCGGTTGCCATGGTTCCCTCCCCTCAGGCGTTCTGTTCCGCGCCGCCCTGCGGCACTTCCTTGGCGTAGATATCGGTCCAGAGCTCCTCCAGCGGCGGCTCGGGGCTTTCCTTGGCGAATTCGGCCGAGTCGTTCACGATATCCTTGATCTCCTTGTCGATGGCCTTGAGGTCCTCCTCGGAGGCGTGCTGGCCGGTCAGGAGCAGTTCGCGCACATGCTCGATGGCGTCGCGCTCGTCCCGCATCTTCTGCACTTCCTCGCGGGTGCGGTATTTCGCCGGGTCGGACATCGAATGGCCGCGATAGCGATAGGTCATGACTTCCAGGATGTACGGCCCCTTGCCGGCGCGGCAATGCGCCACGGCCTTTTCGCCCGCGGCCTTGACCGCCAGCACGTCCATGCCGTCCACTTGCTCGCCCTTGATGCCGAAGGCCTCGCCGCGGCCGAACAGCGTGGTCGACTTGGTCGAGCGCTTCATCGAGGTGCCCATGGCATATTGGTTGTTCTCGATGACGAAGACCACCGGCAGCTCCCAGAGCTCGGCCATGTTGTAGGTTTCGTAGACCTGGCCCTGGTTCGAGGCGCCGTCGCCGAAATAGACGAAGGTGACGTTGTCGTTGCCCAGATACTTGTCGGCGAAGGCAAGGCCGGCGCCCAGCGGCACCTGCGCCGCGACGATGCCGTGGCCGCCGTAGAAATGCTTCTCGCGGCTGAACATGTGCATCGAGCCGCCCTTGCCCTTGGAATAGCCGCCGATGCGGCCGGTCAGCTCGGCCATCACGCCGCGGGCTTCCATGCCGCAGGCCAGCATGTGGCCGTGGTCGCGGTAGGAGGTGATGCGCTTGTCGCCTTCTTTGGCGGCGGCCTCGAGGCCGACGACGACGGCCTCCTGGCCGATATAGAGATGGCAGAAGCCGCCGATCAGGCCCATGCCGTAAAGCTGGCCGGCCTTTTCCTCGAATCGCCGGATCAACAGCATGTCGCGGTAGTATTTGAGCAGCTCATCCTTGGACACGTTGGACGTGCTCTGCCTGGCTGCGGGCTTTCTGACCATGGGCCTCCTCCTCGGGGCAAGGAATAGTTCAGCGTTAAACTAGTTCTAGGCGAAGCTTTCGGGGGAAGTAAACCGGACTCGTGCATCCGTCCAGAGGGCAGATGCGGAAAGCCGCCGGTCGCCGGGCGCGCGCGAAGGCGGCCGCGCGGCGCCTCGGGCGGGCGGTCGCAGGGGTATTTGGACAACGGTGAAGAAGCGGGGCCAGAGCCCGCGGGAGCGGTCAGCGGATGATGATCTCGTCGGCGCGCACCAGGCCCAGCACGTCGCGGGCGCGTTCGTCCAGCAGGTCGAGATCGAGATATTCGTCCGACAGGCGCCGGGTCAGGTTGCGCATCCGGTCCACCTCGGCCTGCAGCTTGTCGCGCTGCTGGACCAGTTCCTGCGTCTCGGCCTGCAACTGCACCCGCCGCAGGATGCCCGAGGGGCCCTGCACCGCCGCATAGGCGAAATAGACGCCCAGAAGGATCATCACGACGAAGAAGATGATGGCGCTGATCGACAGGCGTTGGGTCATGGTCTGCTCGGTTGTTTCGGGCGATCATGCCACAGGTGCAAAGCGGGGGGAATCCCCCGAAGCGCCGCGCAGGAGGTCGTCGAGCACCAGGGCCATGACGCGGGCGGAATCCCGCATGTCGTCCACGCCCACCCATTCGTCGGGCTGGTGCGCCAGGTCCAGCACCCCCGGCCCGTAGGCGATGCAGTTCTGCAGCTTGCCGATGCGGTCGATGTGCTTCTGGTCGTAGGTGCCGGGGCTGACGACATAGCCGGCCTCGCGGCCCAGCACCCGTTCGATGGCCGCCGCGGTCGAGCGCACCACCGGGGCCTTGCGGTCTGTCATGCTGGGGATGACCTCGAACAGGTCGCGGATCTCATAGGAGAAGCCGGGCCTTTGCGCCTTGACCTTTTCGAGCAGCGCGGTGACCTCGCGCTTCACTTCCGACAGCTCCTCCTCGATCAGGAAGCGGCGGTCGATGGTGATGCGGCAGCGGTCGGCGACGCAGGGTGCCGGCAGACCGGTGAAGTCGGGGCCGAGATCCGGCTCGCCGCCATGGATCGAGTTGATGTTCAGCGTCGAATTCCGCGCGCCTTCGGGGATCACCGGCATCTGCGTGTGTTTGGTCATCAGCAGCGGGAACAGCGTGCGTTCCATTTCCTCCAGCACCGCGCCCATGTGGCGGATGGCGCTGTCGCCCAGGAAGGGCATCGAGCCATGGGCGATGCGGCCATGCGTCTCGATCTCGGCCCACCAGACGCCGCGATGACCCAGGCAGATGCGGTCCTTGTGCAGGGGCTCGGGGATGATGACATGGCCGACATGCGCAAAGGCGCCCTGCTGGGCCAGATAGGCCACGCCGCCGAAACCGCCCGATTCCTCGTCCGCGGTGGCGCTGATCTCGATCTGGCCGGGGTGGTCGGGGTAAAGCGCCGTGAAGGCCTCGGCGGCGATGATGCTGGCGGCCAAGCCCCCCTTCATGTCGCAGGCGCCGCGGCCATAGATGCGGCCATCGGCCAGTTCGGCGGCGAAGGGATCGCGGCTCCAGCCATGGCCGATCTCGACCACGTCGTGATGGCTGTTGAAATGCACGCATTCGCCGGGCGGGCCGCCGCGATGCCGGGCCACCAGGTTCCAGCGCGGGAAAGCCTCGCAGTCGCCGGGCGCGCCATGGGCGCGGATCAGCTCGCAGGTCCAACCCTGCCGTGCTAGCCGCGCCTGCAGGTATTCGCAGATCTCGCGGTAGTTGCGTCCTGGCGGGTTCAGCGTCGGAATGCGGATCAGATCCTGGGTCAGGCGGACCAGGTCGTCGCGGCGGTTCTCGATCTCGAGGGCAAGGGCGTCCATGGTGCAAGGCTAGGCCGGGCGCGGGGGCGCGGCAATGGGGTCATTGACAGTCGCGGCGCGCGGGCCTTCCATGGGGCAGGTTTTTCGCAACCAGGGTCGGCCCGATGATCGCCTTTCTCCGCCTGATCGGCATGGTCCTGGCCGTCGAGCTGATCTTCTATGTGTTGATTTCGATCTACATCCGCAGCCTGCGCCGGGAAGAGCTTGAAAAGGAATGGGATCGCCGCCATCCCGAACGCGCGGGCCCCTCGCCGGAACGCGCCGAGTTCGTGCGGCGTTCGATGGTGGGTTTCGGCAAGACCCTGCGGGCGCGGCTCGTCGGGCTGGTGCTGGTTCTGCCGGTGGTCGCGATCATCGTGATCATCGTGTTCGTGAATTACAACTGAGGGGGGCGCCGATGCGCTGGTTCCTGACCGTCCTTGGAGTGATCTTCGGGATCGCGGTCTTTTCGTTCCTGGACTACACGCTGCCCTCGAAGCAGACGGTCCGCATTACCAACACCTACAACCGCCTG belongs to Paracoccus sp. TOH and includes:
- the pdhA gene encoding pyruvate dehydrogenase (acetyl-transferring) E1 component subunit alpha, with product MVRKPAARQSTSNVSKDELLKYYRDMLLIRRFEEKAGQLYGMGLIGGFCHLYIGQEAVVVGLEAAAKEGDKRITSYRDHGHMLACGMEARGVMAELTGRIGGYSKGKGGSMHMFSREKHFYGGHGIVAAQVPLGAGLAFADKYLGNDNVTFVYFGDGASNQGQVYETYNMAELWELPVVFVIENNQYAMGTSMKRSTKSTTLFGRGEAFGIKGEQVDGMDVLAVKAAGEKAVAHCRAGKGPYILEVMTYRYRGHSMSDPAKYRTREEVQKMRDERDAIEHVRELLLTGQHASEEDLKAIDKEIKDIVNDSAEFAKESPEPPLEELWTDIYAKEVPQGGAEQNA
- a CDS encoding pyruvate dehydrogenase complex dihydrolipoamide acetyltransferase; this encodes MPTEILMPALSPTMEEGTLAKWLVKEGDAVKSGDILAEIETDKATMEFEAVDEGTVGKILVAEGTAGVKVNTPIAVLLDEGESASDIGSAPAPKAEAAAPAKAEAAAPAAAAAAPAPAAPKAADGNRVFASPLARRIAAEKGIDLAGVTGSGPHGRIVKADVEGAKPGAAKPAAAAEPQKAAAAPAAAAPAGLSAETVLKMYADRETTELALDGMRRTIAARLTEAKQTIPHFYLRRSAKLDELMKFRAMLNKQLESRGVKLSVNDFIIKACALALQEVPDANAVWAGDRILKLKPSDVAVAVAVEGGLFTPVLKDAQQKTLSALSAEMKDLANRAKTKKLAPHEYQGGSFAISNLGMFGIENFDAVINPPHGAILAVGAGIQTPVVENGEVVIRNVMSMTLSVDHRVIDGALGAQLLDAIVKHLENPMGMLA
- a CDS encoding pyruvate dehydrogenase complex E1 component subunit beta, producing the protein MATEILMPALSPTMEEGTLAKWLVKEGDSVKSGDILAEIETDKATMEFEAVDEGILGKILIAEGSQGVKVNTPIAVLVEEGESVDAAPAPKAAPAEARAEAPAAPAEAAAPAPAPVADQSPDWPEGTPMKTMTVREALREAMEEEMTRDDTVFLMGEEVGEYQGAYKISQGLLDKFGPRRVVDTPISEIGFAGIGTGAAMAGLRPIVEFMTFNFAMQAMDHIINSAAKTLYMSGGQMGAPMVFRGPNGAAARVAAQHSQDYAAWFAQIPGLKVVMPYSAADAKGLLKQAIRDPNPVVFLENEILYGRSFEVPDLEDFTIPFGKAKIVRPGKHVTLVSFGIGMTHALDAAEKLAGEGIEAEVVDLRTLRPIDYATVIASVQKTNRCVTVEEGFPVCSIGNHLSAYIMENAFDYLDAPVINCTGKDVPMPYAANLEKHALITSDEVVAAVKKVTYR
- a CDS encoding efflux RND transporter permease subunit encodes the protein MNFSAWSIRHPVPPIAVFLVLLLMGFYSFSRLAVTAMPNIDLPLVSVVVGQPGAAPSELTRQVIQPIEDSIASITGVRHITSSATDSAARIYVEFELETDTDRAVNDVKDAVANVRADLPESIVEPLVQRIDISGMAILTYAVSNPGMSIEQLSDFVDDVVSRDLSTVPGVASITRIGGADRQINVDLDPDRIMAFGLTAAEISEQLRAKNIDLGGGRGDLAGTEYSIRALGSAGDVGRLAATPILIGGGEAGGRTVRLDQLGSVSDGASEERKFALLDGQPVVAFGVFRASGESDLKAGDGTKARIAQIEARHPGTRITLIDDATTYTSGSYHSTMETLYEGAALAVIVVFLFLRNWRATLIAAVALPLSIIPTFFVMHWLGFTLNGISLLAITLVTGILVDDAIVEIENIVRHINMGVPAYQASMEAANEIGLTVIAISFSIVAVFAPVSFMGGIPGQYFKQFGLTVAVSVLFSLLVARLVTPMLAAYFLRDNTRLAEERDGPVLRSLMAVLAWTLRHRGLTLLMGLGVFIGSIWSATLLPTEFIPASDVGRSQITIELPPGATVSETEAAARMVSQRIKAVPEVRSVFVNGGEDDVAKAELMVNYGPKEERERSSFVIEDELKHDLAQIPDLRINFQNEEGNADLSISVLGDSEDGAAEAAERLMAAMKTLPELEGVSSSASLQRPEIQIHPRPEVASQLGVTASALATTLRVATLGDTESNLAKFNTGDEQIPIMVRLDEAARRDLMTVRNLRVPSTAGQLPLEVVADVSISAGATEIGRYDRSYRTTVSANLAGGALLGPVNAQVTALQQEVELPLGTQIQPSGDAEIMAEVFQAFTVAMISGVLLTYVVLVLLFHNFVTPVSILMSLPLAIGGAILALFLTGNSISMAVVIGFLMLMGIVTKNAIMLVEFAVSSMDQGTEKPAAILDAVHKRARPIVMTTIAMTAGMVPSAIGTGEGAEFSSPMAIAVIGGLLLSTLLSLLFVPSLFSVVHGGQVRIGGWLRRRIGLNAAREAVGE
- a CDS encoding septum formation initiator family protein; the protein is MTQRLSISAIIFFVVMILLGVYFAYAAVQGPSGILRRVQLQAETQELVQQRDKLQAEVDRMRNLTRRLSDEYLDLDLLDERARDVLGLVRADEIIIR
- a CDS encoding efflux RND transporter periplasmic adaptor subunit, translated to MTAACRITRAAMLALALSLSGPALTAMAETAGAVEQSELPVVTLARAERTPIEARVPVSGSLIARQEVQVHAHVAGYEITGIEAEVGDRVKAGAVLARLADEALSAQLAQAEAEYQRSEAGISQAESQIASAEATLTEATAALARTRSLRQSGNASQAVLDQAIAAEASARAAAASASDGLGVARAQLAQAGASRRIARLNLGHARITAPVDGVVVARTARLGAISGSGGEPLFTLIAGGEIELAADVIETALSQLTAGDPAEIRVAGLGEVRGRLRLAPAAVDPVTRLGSARIALDPDPRLRTGLFASGWVITDRREALTVPSSAILADDQGERVQVVTAGRIETRPVKAGLIWQGRREILEGLAPGEQVVARAGAFFRSGDQVQAAP
- a CDS encoding acetylornithine deacetylase/succinyl-diaminopimelate desuccinylase family protein, which codes for MDALALEIENRRDDLVRLTQDLIRIPTLNPPGRNYREICEYLQARLARQGWTCELIRAHGAPGDCEAFPRWNLVARHRGGPPGECVHFNSHHDVVEIGHGWSRDPFAAELADGRIYGRGACDMKGGLAASIIAAEAFTALYPDHPGQIEISATADEESGGFGGVAYLAQQGAFAHVGHVIIPEPLHKDRICLGHRGVWWAEIETHGRIAHGSMPFLGDSAIRHMGAVLEEMERTLFPLLMTKHTQMPVIPEGARNSTLNINSIHGGEPDLGPDFTGLPAPCVADRCRITIDRRFLIEEELSEVKREVTALLEKVKAQRPGFSYEIRDLFEVIPSMTDRKAPVVRSTAAAIERVLGREAGYVVSPGTYDQKHIDRIGKLQNCIAYGPGVLDLAHQPDEWVGVDDMRDSARVMALVLDDLLRGASGDSPRFAPVA